The following coding sequences lie in one Rutidosis leptorrhynchoides isolate AG116_Rl617_1_P2 chromosome 4, CSIRO_AGI_Rlap_v1, whole genome shotgun sequence genomic window:
- the LOC139840027 gene encoding uncharacterized protein isoform X3, producing the protein MIRYLNSRWTNEQVNLITDCVPDMVSVRICAVFLKLFHKKVCIHYPLVCIFIIPEKEGTCSFELGLMFWFNKHSKQIVAKHWNRLIKQVLINHIGIFYMSTLQLEIVYQGISLNSIILLGYNWFA; encoded by the exons ATGATCAG ATATTTGAATTCGAGATGGACAAATGAACAGGTGAATTTGATAACTG ATTGTGTACCAGATATGGTTTCGGTACGTATTTGTGCTGTATTCCTTAAATTGTTTCACAAGAAGGTATGTATTCACTACCCCCTGGTATGTATTTTTATTATTCCAGAAAAAGAAGGTACGTGTTCATTCGAATTAGGGCTTATGTTTTGGTTTAATAAACATTCGAAACAGATAGTTGCAAAACATTGGAACCGTCTTATTAAACAG GTTTTAATAAATCACATTGGAATTTTTTATATGTCAACTCTTCAATTGGAGATTGTGTATCAGGGTATTTCGTTGAACTCGATCATTTTGCTCGGCTACAACTG GTTTGCTTAA